One Falco peregrinus isolate bFalPer1 chromosome 7, bFalPer1.pri, whole genome shotgun sequence genomic window, CTTCAAGCAATTCAATAATACATAAACTGATAAGCAGAGAACTACCACCACACTTGAAAGCAGATTTTGCTACAATGACAGAATCTTAATCAGCTGGCTTTCGTACAACAAAAAGTTATAGCCTAATCCAAGATTCCTAGAGACATGACCAAATAGTGTTCCTGACATAAGAAAGCACAAGGAGATCAAGAAAACTACAGAACAGCAAACATTCAAGTAAGAATAAAGCTATGCAGTGATCCAGAGTACAAACACAGCCCCAACTGCATCAACAGGAGCGTGCTTAAATTACATCTCATTTTAGCAACTGTAAATTCTGaaagataaaactaaaaaactccttaaaaatatgtaagatttaatttttttaggaCAATCAAAGCATGAAGACAACAATTAGACCAATTTTAAGGATTCACAATTTTAAGGACCAAAATGCGTTCACAGCTGGAAGTACCTACCTGCTTCTTGAGTCGGGAAATTGGATGAAATTGAGAACAGTAGCAGCTTGCACAGTTCATCAGTGGTTTTATGACCATGTGTTCCTGATTTACGAAATCATAGACAATACACAACAGTTTCTTTAAACTGTCCTAATCATATGCAGACCTAGACTTATACTTAATTTTATGCAACCCACCTACAGTACTGAAGTCAATAAAGATTTCCAAATGTCCAAGGGCTGAAAGCAGTAATCAGCACGGTGAGTGTTAAAAGCTTAATTTCTTTGACACATTTTAACTATGAAATCTGACAGCAGCTGACAGAAAATCAACCAAGTATTCTCTTAATGCAGCAGCATGCAATATATCCTGAGAAAGTAAAAAGAGCTGGAGCTACAACTAATAAATGGAGGATTTATCTCACAGACTGCTGTATGATATTGAAAGAAGTAATCCcaaatattaacagaaaattcagGGGAGCAAACTGAATAACTGCTAATGTTGAGAACCATGTACTGCTAGACAAAAAGTGTTCACAAATTCACAGTATGGAGAGTGTATACAAATCACACCTCCATTAGTGAGCACCATTACTTAAAGTgtctcagagaaagaaaatctcaaaTATTACACACCTCAGTGGCTGAGCTACAGCTGTTCTACAGACCTTGCAGATAATTCAGCAGATATTGCTAGGTATTGATATAATTTGACAAACAAAATTAAGTGGAATCATTATAATTTATGAATCAACCATAAGAGTAAGAAGTGGTTAAGCAAACAAACTACAGTACAGTAAGAACAAGTAACTTTTTTGGAAAACTTTCTGTACTTATTTCACTACAAACTAgaataaacatattttcacaattttttaCTTGGAAGAATACTTCATTTTCACAAAGACCTGCTGTCAAATAAAATTCAGTCATAAGACTCTCTAAAGTCAGATTTGGCATCCTACACAACTGAAAAAGTATTCTAAGAATGTAATAGTGATCCCTACCTTAAAAGCAAACATGTCTTTATCTGAGAATCTGCAGAGAAGAGTAATTGCAAATGCAACTATCTGATTAGCTATTTCTCTGGGAAATGCTTCCAGATTGATCTCTCCATGGCTTAAATGATCTCTTATACGTGGACCCTCCTGGTGGTTCAAGAAATCCCAAAGAAATTCCTGCGAAAACATACACCAAGCGTATAGAATTCTATtctgtgtatatatgcataGAATACCACTAAAAGATAAGTATGTAATCATACATATAAGGAAGGGGCATTTAgatgatcagaaaaaaacatgcaaactCTGCTTgtagcaaaaaaataataaaaaaaggcaacttgTCCGTCTTGGTAGCGTTTGCGGAAATTCAAAACTAACATACGTACTATTTCATAAGAAGAAACAACAGTTTCCTTCAGCTTTGTGTCACAAGATCTCCACAGCCCGACTGTCTTTGGCAACAGGACAATAAACTGAGGTCTCTCCTACAGTCTCAAAAGGCCTCTAAATTCAACAACCTTAGTTTTTATGTTCATTATCTGAGTGGTACGATGTGCTCTGATAGGTTTGCATCTAAGTTTTTGTGCCATCTACCAAGGTAGTGCAAGATGTGTCCcaagagcaataaaaaaatacatttaaattttctCTGTATGAGGTATCACTTTCCTCCTGCTCCATTCAGATGATCTTCAGAAGCCTACAGACAAGTATGTCTGAGACTTctatatttcagaaagaaagacagTCTTATATCCTAACTCAATATAGCTTGTCAGGTACTACTTTGTATCCTTCACAATGAAAAAGGGTAGAAAGCTTCAGATTCTAAGAAGCTAGAGATAAGCCGTGTGAAATAAATGCCTATTAGGCATGatcataaacatatttttaaattttaaaagaaataaaacaaccacaagaaaaaaaaaacaaactaccaAACTATAAAACTTTCAAAACACTTGCCATGGCAGGTTCCTCAAGAACAGCAGGAAGCTGGTTGACTTTATCATTTTCCAGATACTTTGCCAGCAtctagaaaaaaagtaatttgtatAGAAATTTATTATtgaaagccaaaaaaataaaagaaaaaacaccaactAAAGTAATTACTTTCCCTAATTTGAAGCCAATACTTTTGGCCCTCCAGAATCAATGTACCTAATTATTACTGACAGACAATTAGATATAATTCAAAGAAGCTGTAAAATTCAGGATTTCTGCTTGCaatgtttatttgtatttttaataactgaatctaggaaaaatgacagaatgTTTCTATGAGATGAAGAATTTCAAGACAAAAacatttagaagaaataaaagtctGTTCATTAGAATTTGTAttaattttggtattttctaGGGGATtccaaatttaaaatgtttactgTCCGTCATCatctatttagaaaaaaattaggaacAATGGCTTATCCAACACAAGCATGTGCTTTCTGGTCTTTAGTAATGGAAAGCATGCATGTGCTTAAATTCTGACAttgatatatatttaaaaaaaatataaaatcacaAGTACCTCATCAAAAGTGGTGTAGAGAGCAGAAGGCTAGAACAAAAGACAATTAATATTATTTGATTTTCACATGAAAACAGTTAACTAGACATGTATACCAAACTTGTATTTATTCATTTGCATGAGATACCAGAGGTGCAcgaactgaaaaaaaaaaaaaccccaaacccttacaaatgaaaaaagatacttttgGATTTTGTCccaggttttttaaaataaatataacatGACCTACTTTTGAGCCTGAACTACTGTTTATGAATACTAACCTTCAGGTACTTATTAAGACCTCTTTTACTGGCAGacatctttacaaaaaaattaaaggcatTCATGAAACTCTACTGGAAATACGTAAGTAATGTTCCACAATGGATTGAAGAATTCTGGGGAAAATCTGTAAACGTTTAGACACTACACTTCTAGAatgattattttgaaaatattgttaGCACTAGATCGTAACTGACTTTAGACAGTAATTTTACCTCAGCTGTTAGCAATCGATTTGGACATTTATTAGTTGTAGTGAAGAGCAATCGAAGTCCAGCTTCCAGCTGAGGAAGTAAGAGAATCACACAGTCAGCATACctgaaaaaataacagagatACTCAAAGGgcttttccccccttataaatATAATCCAAATGAAAATTAGAGCAGTTTCAGAGTTACATTCTCAGGCCAAAACCCCAGAACAAAATTCCTTTGTAATGCACTCTGTAAACAAACAATACATGACTACCTGCGCCCAGCAGAAGCTGACCACCAAATTCAAACCAGTTCAGAGATAAGAATAATGTACAAAAAGTTAGGCTatgggagaggaaaacaaaacaatgtacttaatttctttttagctcAAAATGTTAGTATCTGAAGATTTGTTTCCGCTTGCTTtgtaaaaatcttccttttggCTACATCTACAGTAGTTCTTTTTAGATTTCAAAATATAGTTTATAATCCTAGTTGGCACAAAATAAAGTAGCAAGTGCACAAACTTTCTGAGAGACCATTATAATAACGTGTAACTATACATTGTTAAGCAACAGATTTAGCAAAAAGCTTTGGAATCTACAAATGCTGCTATTATTCTATAAATATAATTATAGTTATAttctactaaaaaaataatttaaatgaagaaattgaCTGTTACCTGTTTTGCTTGAAAGCTGTTAAAGCTGCCATCCAAAACGGTAACattgtttttaatacaaaactGGACAGTTTCACTAGCTCTTCAGCTATGGAAAGTGCCTCATGATTAAGATCTGCAAGTTAGCAAAACAACATTGAAAAACTACATACAATCTatgatttattaaatttttatatttcactgaaaatctaGGATTATATCAGCATCTGTAATGGGAGGCTTAAATGTTATCCAATTTATTTTAACTATGGAAGTACAATGACAGTCATGTTTAAGGTCAGAAATTGAGTTTGCAAGATTGCATTTTTTGTGATAATATAAAATTACAGagtaaaaacagttaaaaaggtcaaagctgctttttactGAGACTAAAAGACTACCCAGCAACTAGACCCAGCTTCTGTTGAGTTGTTCTGCACCTATTTTGAATACTTAAAGtgtaatatatattaataattcTAATTCAGTAAAAACAGTACAGTAGTATGAACATTTGAACATGAGCACATTTTTCCTACTTCATCAATTTTCTGTGCTGACATTTAGCATAACTAACATTTAATACTTCAATGAAACATCTAATGAAACTCACACTTATGAATTCACATTATAAATATCCACAAGAAAGTTCAAAATGGCAAGTGCAACTTGACTGCAGTAGctgtttttgaaagcaaatcaACAGTTATAGGATTTATACTACGTTATCAGCTTGATCTGTATCCCCAAAACCCTGCCTCAGTTCTGTGAACAGAGGCAGTTCCACTGGCAAATTGATTATGTAGCACAAACTGACCACGACCACCACTGATACCAAGACTCCCCATAtgctgttgttgcttttaaaacagtagGAATAAACCAAGTAAGGTCTGTAGCCAGGGGTATGAGATGATTTTGACACTTCAGATCCTTCCCAGAGAAAAGCATCAGTGTACTGAAGATGCATCACCATCCCTTGCTCTGTTTCAACACTACCTTCCCTGTAAGATGCAGGGCACTCCTGCTGGGATCCTTGCAGAGGGAACCCACTAATTCACTGAATCTGGAAAGAATTAGATTTTGTAAAGGCAAACTAGATGACAGTTAAATGAAATAAACTCTCATCATGAAAAAACTGGAACAAACAGCTTTGGAGTCCTTTAGAAGCAGTAATATCAAATGCTTCACTGTGTTACAGTTGTTTTcgaatgcagtatttttttatgcaaTAGTCAGTGGAACTGCTTACATACTAAAAAGTTGTCCTACAAGCATGAGTGATTCATCTGACACTGTATAAAGGTATCTTAGTTAAGATTCACTCTTAGAACTGtggaaaaaacattattttcagcagTAGTTTTGGACCAAGAAACAGTAACAAATATAGCATACTAAAAACTTGCTAATGGCTTAATACTTGCCTGGAAATACCTCAAACCCCTCCAAACTAGTGAAAATCACATGAGGTCGATGTACTAAAACGCATTTAGTTTGCAGAAGATATGCCTGTAGCAACTGTCCCAATCCTGCagttaaaaaaagcagcatagcACAATATCTAGGGAGAATACCATAATATATTAGAAAAGCTTATACAACTAAATCTTTTGTAAAGAATCAACATTTGGGGACAAAGCAGTTTTTTactctttcaaagaaaatccaaaaccTATGCTCCCTATCTCTTTTGAGTAGGGGCACTTGCATtcacaagcaagaaaaaacaatgcagaaTTAGGAAAAGAGTATCACTATTCTacactggctgctgctgttgcttctcctcctcccccattCCTCTACCCATTGTTCCAAGTTATACATGACTGCCCTGACAGACAAGGAACCaggtttcaaaaaaaccccttaagctttcttgcttttctggctAGTAAAAAAACCACGGGTCATAACACTGACCAGCTTTATACTGGCTGAAGTATTCTAAGGAAATCCATtccaaaagaagcagcaatggCAGGCGAAAACTGCGAGGATACTGCCAGAGGcctttgggtattttttttaataatatttttcaataagAGCAGTAGGTTTTACTAACAACTTTTCAAGCACTCTCAAGTCTGACCGGTAAGGAAATGAGATTCTTTTTGGTAACTTACTTTGCAGGAATTTCTTGTGGGGATGCAAATCCATGCCACAAAACATTACGAAGATTCAGACCATATGGAGATCCAATGAATATCCTCAGTACATTCATCTAATTAATAAACATGaagaaatgtattatttaataCATTGTATCTTTCCTTGgcagaaaaattcagaacttATTGAGAAACTACAACGTCTATGGTCAAGATGACTGGCCACAGCTTGTCACAGTAACAGCAACTCACTATTTGCAATTCCTAGTGTTCTCCgaaagaaaaacatgcagcTTACTTGTACATGTTATAGGACATAATACAGGAAGAACAAAACTAGTTTTAGACATTCCAAACTGTTATGACAGGCAAACAAATGAGATCAAGTTTAGCTCTTACTGCCTGTAGCATAAATCCATCATAATTTAATACAAATtaacataaaatacagaatttgcaTTCAAAGCTGTATTCCAGATCACTATCAAACAACAAGGGAaagcctggttttattttttaactgtaagAATTGAACTATGTTAACATTCCATCAAAATTCAATAAATAATCCTTATAATACTACTGGACTGGCTATCAATATCAGCTTCTACAGTTCAGATCCAATATTTTGTACTAACAAAGAATTTAGATAAAACTGTATGAGAAAGATCACTGTTTACACAAGAGTGTAAGTATCATCAgaattttgttattattatttgcttGCACATGGGatgaacaaattaatttctctattttgaaaaattctAGTGTGGTAAATGTTATAAAGTATCATATGACACTTCTGGTAAAGGGGAACAGCTTATCAGAAGCAGCCAGTACAGGATACTTATTTTCAAGTACCATAACTCAGACAACTCTACAGCTTGCTCATGCCCTTGACAGGTATGTGAAATTCTACGTATGTAAGTTTTCctgtagaaaagcaaagaagaataTAAGAACTATTTTTGCCACATTTTTTGGCCCAGACTGTAACATgtataaaatgaaagtttttcCATTATACTACAGAATTTGCAAACTCTTCTTCAGTGCAAGCAAAGGCTATGCTTGGAAACCTGCCATTtggcaagaagaaaaccagctCAGCATGTATTACTTATATCAAAACTATGCACTTACTACAGCTTGTCCAAACACAACCGCAAGCTGCTTAGAAGCAAGCAAATCTCTTAGAAGGAAAGGACAATCTTTATCAATCAGTAAATatacctattaaaaaaagaagaaaaagagataacATAAGTAATTCCATATACTTCTTTGTATTTCAAACATACAACTCAACTATTTCATCCAGTGACCATTTTCATTATTGTAAAAACactaaccaaacaaaacccaccaaatcCTTAAAAAGGCTTTGAATTCTGTAACTTAATGGCAAATTAAAATTTACAGAACGTATCAGGAAAGAATGGATATCCTACTTAATGTTCCCGTAGTTAGGATTTTCACAGTGTTTGTACATGTATTGCTCTTCTcctcaaaaaaacaaataaacaaaaaaaacctaacccacACCAAGAACACGTAATTAAGGGAATAAACTCTACCCAGGACACCACACTTCATTCTTACTCTAGACATCCCTAGGGTCTGTCGTTGTTAAAGCAAGGAGACTTGTGGTTTGTCTTCTGATTCTAGCTGTTCCTTAAACTAGATTTCATGCTAGTTGGGCAATCTCAGCATCTTTAGTCTCAACTGCTATGAAGCCTTCCGTTCTTTGTATTCTCcctgatgttttttttccaatttttagCAATTTTCCATTACTTCAAAATTTACCATGCCTCATACTTGGGCAAATTGGTTTGTCTAGGTGTGAATTAACCCACATCTCCTTCTCCGGAGTTCCTCATAGAGATTTAACAACCTGCTATTTTATCTTATCTGTGGGCAATATACCCCAACAGCCAAGCCTCTTAAAACAGCTGTTAATTCCCTTCTCCCTAACCTGCACGGCCATAAGCAGTGGTGGCATCTGTTCATGTGGTTGCAGTGAAGCAGACCAAAGAACTGatcaaactgaaaaacaaaaatgggGGCAGGGGAAAAAGGTGGGAAGGTACCTGGACCTTCAGTCAATCAATGGATTCATCAATCTAGCTTGCTAGCAGGCCTTCAAATATTTGCAACTCACATAACATATAGAATACCAGCAAACACAGCAGATGGCTGTCAAGCCTGATTGAAcaaacttcagcagtgctatcACCAAATGTTAAAACTACAGCTGAACTCATGTTCCATCAAAAAGGGTTCACAATATAAGTTTTTTAACATCAGTCAGAATTCCTAAGTCTAAGTCATATTGCATATGCACTCCTTGCCTCATGCTGGTCATGAACTCCTGCAGCATTACTCTTTAAACTTAACAAGAGTGCATACCTTTACTAACTACTACAGGGTAAAGGAAAGATGGAACATGTTAGCAAAACAAATGTTCAGGACTACAAGATGGATCCCAGACCCATCCAGCTGATCTGTTTGGTCAAGAATTTCAGTGGCCAGCTGACTTCTAGATGTTTTTGCAGCACAAGACTCATGTTGAAGCATTTATACAGATGTACACTCTGTGAACAGAGCTCTGAGGAAAAAAGTTATCTAGCAGCCTGTTCCATCTGCATACTCCTGCCTCTCTTCACAGAAGTTACTACATCATCAGATCTACTGCAGAAGGTATGCTGCTCCCTCTTTCAGTTAAATAAATCGGAGTAACAAAGACTTATTATACATATACTGATGAAGCCAACTTTCCTCTTTAATAATGAAATTCATTAGTAACAGCACTCACACAAGCAACTCTACCAGCACAGGTGAAGGAGCCCCAGAAGATTTTTCCATTAGCACAAGTGGGTCCAGAAAAGAACATCTGTCCAACTCAAAATACAGCTGGGCTGTTAGGGTACTACTACAGCGTCGTAACAGAGAGATTACTACAGGGTAATCTCACTTTTTCAACGTGTAATTAAATCCAAGAGCTCATTCCCATCTTCTAAAACCAAATTGCAATAGACTCCTCATGTTAGCACTTACATCACCCAAGGCTCGCTCCAAGCATGACGTTAGTTTCATTAAGCCAAGAGCAACTTCTGTAGCTTGTGTATATTGTAGAACATcaaatatttcaagaaataaCTGTAtggtggggaagaggaagaatgtTGTGTTAAATATTCAGAAGGAACAATCAAATTgtcaaaagcacagagaaacctAAACATTTCTCTGTGATAGTTGTTatgcaaatgcagaaagaaaaccatgccatgaaaataaaaatgtagatgCCTGTAAAGGAAAATGCCTTAGAGCATCTCCTATATTTTTAGTTGCAATGTATATTGTGCCTTACATCTATAAAAATTATCAACAATAACTTTACACTGTAAAACTTGATATTAAGCACAGAttatcagaaaaacaaaatcctacCATCTTACGTGAAAACAGGCCCACAGCACCTTATGTTCTCCTTGTGATAACTTATATAAAGTCTCATTACAAAGTCAGGAAAACTAAAAGCAACTGTATTACAGAGAAGGACAATTAATTACAAATTCTAAGCATTGTGGTTCATTGACATATCTGTGTGTTCTTACATTAAACTTCCACAAAGGGTTCATATGCCAAAATACAAGTTGTCAACAGACACTTCCGTACCTCTGTGCAGTTTGTCCAGCGCAGCCATAATCCATACTGAATTACAAATTGTTCCTTGGTCAGAGATTTGAAGTGCAAATTAACAGATTCACATACAGGTCCTAATGATCGTATGCTTTTGATATAATCCACATTTTGATCTTAAATTGAAAAACAGAAGGTGATTAGAGTACCAAACTTCATGAAGGtccaatattttaaaactcaCAAGGAGTAAAACCTGCTACAGCTTCTGTACATATTTAGCACAGAGGATTTTACCCAGACTATTTTAGCACAACTAATACACAACAATTTATTGTTCAAAAGACCACACAGGtaagatacagaaaagcaaaagtgcAGTGTGAAACCAGGTAAGATTGACTACCTTctccagataaaaaaaaaaaccaaacaaaaaaaaccaaaaaacaaaccctaatGCAAGAAAATACGAAAGAGGATTATCgtgttctggttttgctgaaatGGGAAGAACCTCCTAGAATACATAAATTCCACATAATCAAACTGGAAGCTAGTGCAGGCTCAGAGATATCCATCAAGTTGCACCACTTACACCTTTTAAAGAATGCAGATGGATGTGGTACCTTACAGAGTGGTATCATTGCTCCTCTTTGGTGGGATacttttacatgaaaataagtTCTTCTGAAACATACTGCTAGAGGCAGAAACGTATCATTTTTACCATCTCTGGAAATTAATAACAGAGCTTGCAATTTGACAAATTAACATTCAATGAGTTCATCAGGGcataaatactttattttggTTGAAAAGCAACTATAAACTGTTCTACCTATAGAAGGCAAACCAAAAAGTCAGTACTTTGGTATAAGCTAACGTTGGGGAAACAAAGCCAGAAGCAACAGTAGGAACACTGATGGCCTCAGACTATCTTAAATTCACTGCAAAAGGGATataaagaacacagaagaaagcagttATGAGGTATGAAAGAAGCAGAACTGAACCCATTACATACAGGCACATGAAGCTGGGAACCAAGATGAATGAGGAAGCAATGGAGCAGCTGCTTATGTAGCACAGGTAACATGAATCTTGGGAGCCAGCACAAACCAAATACCAAACaatgtatttgaaattactTCTTTGAATTTATTGatgcatttgaaatttaaattaaaaatttaaagccCTTTGTAGATATGAACTGTATGTACTCTAATCTGCAGCAAAGCCAATGCTGcactgtaataaaatattatactAAGCTAGGACTTCTATGAACTGTACTGAGATTCTGCATCAGTCTAAAATGCATCACTAGTACAGCAGGTAAACACCAACCTGATTCAAGGTAACACACGTGCTCTGTAACAGCTTGCCAACATACTTCAccattttcagataaaatattattaatatcaTAGGTGTCCTTCTTCTCAAATCCGAGTTTGCAAATCACATAATGCACAGGTGGAGAAAGACAAGTAGTGACCGAGTCTGACAATGCCATctagaacacacacacacacaaaaaaggccTTGCATTAAGAAAGTAGAttagaacaaagaaaattattacaaaagTATACCCATAAGCACGGGTATACAGATAGCAATACTGCATCCATAAAGAAGTTGTTAAGGTTTGCAATGCAACTTTCATATAGGCACATGATGAAAGGAACTCTGAGCAGAACCACCTTGCAGAAAACTGAGGGGAAGAATTGCCCGATCTGCATCATGTCAGGATGATGTATTTCTGAATGGGTTTATGTAAAAACTGATACCATGATAGATTGAAGCAAAAGGTCCCTGTTTACATATAACCACTCCATCTAACCTCTGAGTTTGCATGGAAAATGATGCTACTTGAAGCAAAACCAAGAGCTTCAGTCCTTATGACCAGCAAAatcaaaggggggggggggagggggggcagggagcaggagcaggggggagGAATGTGTGAATTCTGTATTGAATTGGTAGCAGTGGTAGAACAATTGAAGCATAAACGTTGTTTGTACATTAGCCTA contains:
- the ERMARD gene encoding endoplasmic reticulum membrane-associated RNA degradation protein; amino-acid sequence: MALSDSVTTCLSPPVHYVICKLGFEKKDTYDINNILSENGEVCWQAVTEHVCYLESDQNVDYIKSIRSLGPVCESVNLHFKSLTKEQFVIQYGLWLRWTNCTELFLEIFDVLQYTQATEVALGLMKLTSCLERALGDVYLLIDKDCPFLLRDLLASKQLAVVFGQAVMNVLRIFIGSPYGLNLRNVLWHGFASPQEIPAKYCAMLLFLTAGLGQLLQAYLLQTKCVLVHRPHVIFTSLEGFEVFPDLNHEALSIAEELVKLSSFVLKTMLPFWMAALTAFKQNRYADCVILLLPQLEAGLRLLFTTTNKCPNRLLTAEPSALYTTFDEMLAKYLENDKVNQLPAVLEEPAMEFLWDFLNHQEGPRIRDHLSHGEINLEAFPREIANQIVAFAITLLCRFSDKDMFAFKEHMVIKPLMNCASCYCSQFHPISRLKKQVLECMKSIHLWPELPAVPEEQVQTIKGLEGNTEASTLIFMISEILSQLQQYMPRDCCNSDDRINSVLTERLVIELCDTRICTLYSPRPVLEILVVLRKISTQCHQVSEQVIASTELRYKQWMNKTLRSRQRHNYLRMLNSIKFLSLVLRLILVLTALELVNIHSVCKKNPSDYQQYLKFLKSVLQYTEKLVTYTSPEKNKWDETVELTNKALIKIRKISDRKLMLMQLAT